The following are encoded in a window of Saccharothrix longispora genomic DNA:
- the rpmH gene encoding 50S ribosomal protein L34 yields the protein MSKGKRTFQPNNRRRAKTHGFRLRMRTRAGRAILAARRGKGRKQLSA from the coding sequence GTGAGCAAGGGTAAGCGCACCTTCCAGCCCAACAACCGCCGCCGTGCCAAGACCCACGGGTTCCGGCTGCGCATGCGCACCCGCGCGGGTCGCGCCATCCTGGCCGCACGCCGTGGCAAGGGCCGCAAGCAGCTGTCCGCCTGA
- the yidD gene encoding membrane protein insertion efficiency factor YidD has translation MTTPLASPVARALLLPVRFYRKFISPALPPTCRFHPSCSAYAVEALTVHGALRGSWLTLRRLGRCGPWHPGGLDPVPPRRSAVPDLPAEE, from the coding sequence ATGACGACCCCCCTGGCGAGCCCCGTCGCTCGGGCCCTGCTGCTGCCGGTGCGCTTCTACCGGAAGTTCATCTCGCCGGCGCTGCCACCGACCTGCCGCTTCCACCCCAGTTGCAGTGCCTACGCGGTGGAGGCGTTGACCGTCCACGGTGCGCTGCGCGGCTCCTGGTTGACCCTGCGTCGACTGGGCCGCTGCGGACCCTGGCACCCTGGTGGCCTGGACCCGGTCCCGCCCCGGCGGAGCGCGGTCCCCGACCTTCCTGCCGAGGAGTAG
- the yidC gene encoding membrane protein insertase YidC produces the protein MLNFIYYPVSFILWCWHWVFGHVFGESSGFAWALSVVFLVFTLRAILFKPFVGQVRSMRKMQEFAPELQKIKKKYANDKQRQAQEMQKLQSEHGVNPLGGCLPMLVQIPVFIGLFHVLRSFRPGWGEVYFFDAQGVESFVNAKLFGANLSTFITMPADQLAAFATSRNAVLLVSIPLMIIASIATHFTARHSVARQTQAAADNPQTAIMNKLTLYLFPIGVLVGGLFFPVAILLYWLSNNAWTLGQQYVVYHRIDREEETKKTEAIEQRQALAPKPGVKPRPGAKPQPGAKPGVKPGAKGVQPPAPKRVSAKAAGIKPTTPKTGATPDPKDQDAKDEPATGAAKPSTEIPGLSPDRSAGKKQGGGKKRR, from the coding sequence GTGCTCAACTTCATCTACTACCCGGTGTCCTTCATCCTGTGGTGTTGGCACTGGGTGTTCGGCCACGTCTTCGGCGAGTCGAGCGGGTTCGCGTGGGCGCTGTCCGTGGTGTTCCTCGTCTTCACGCTCCGCGCGATCCTGTTCAAGCCGTTCGTCGGCCAGGTCCGCTCCATGCGCAAGATGCAGGAGTTCGCGCCGGAGCTGCAGAAGATCAAGAAGAAGTACGCGAACGACAAGCAGCGCCAGGCGCAGGAGATGCAGAAGCTCCAGTCCGAGCACGGGGTCAACCCGCTCGGCGGCTGCCTGCCGATGCTCGTGCAGATCCCGGTGTTCATCGGCCTGTTCCACGTGCTGCGCTCGTTCAGGCCCGGCTGGGGCGAGGTCTACTTCTTCGACGCGCAGGGCGTGGAGTCGTTCGTCAACGCCAAGCTGTTCGGCGCGAACCTGTCGACGTTCATCACGATGCCGGCCGACCAGCTGGCGGCGTTCGCGACGTCGCGCAACGCCGTGCTGCTGGTCTCGATCCCGCTGATGATCATCGCCTCGATCGCGACGCACTTCACCGCGCGGCACTCGGTGGCCCGTCAGACGCAGGCCGCGGCGGACAACCCGCAGACCGCGATCATGAACAAGCTGACGCTGTACTTGTTCCCGATCGGCGTGCTCGTCGGTGGCCTCTTCTTCCCGGTCGCGATCCTGCTGTACTGGCTGAGCAACAACGCGTGGACGCTGGGCCAGCAGTACGTCGTGTACCACCGCATCGACCGCGAGGAAGAGACGAAGAAGACCGAGGCGATCGAGCAGCGCCAGGCGCTGGCGCCCAAGCCGGGCGTGAAGCCGAGGCCGGGTGCCAAGCCGCAGCCCGGTGCCAAGCCGGGCGTGAAGCCGGGAGCGAAGGGCGTCCAGCCCCCCGCCCCCAAGCGCGTCAGCGCGAAGGCGGCGGGCATCAAGCCGACGACCCCCAAGACCGGCGCCACGCCCGACCCGAAGGACCAGGACGCGAAGGACGAGCCCGCCACCGGGGCCGCCAAGCCGTCCACCGAGATCCCCGGTCTGAGCCCAGACCGTTCCGCGGGCAAGAAGCAGGGCGGCGGCAAGAAGCGCCGCTGA
- the rnpA gene encoding ribonuclease P protein component — protein sequence MLPAANRLTRSQDFGLVVRRGRRAGRSRLVVHVLTAAQPGGTPSGATTSAQPTLDASKVGFVVSKAVGNSVVRHRVSRKLRHLVRDRLSSLPPGTSLVVRALAPSADADSAELGHDLDAALRKVLR from the coding sequence GTGCTTCCCGCGGCCAACCGGCTGACCCGCAGCCAGGACTTCGGCCTGGTGGTCCGCCGAGGCCGCCGGGCAGGACGGTCCCGGCTGGTCGTGCACGTCCTGACCGCGGCGCAGCCCGGCGGCACCCCGTCCGGGGCAACCACCTCGGCGCAGCCCACCTTGGACGCCTCCAAGGTGGGCTTCGTCGTGAGCAAGGCCGTGGGCAACTCCGTCGTCCGGCACAGGGTGAGCCGGAAGTTGCGCCACCTCGTGCGCGACCGGCTCTCCTCGCTGCCCCCCGGAACTTCCCTCGTCGTGCGTGCGTTGGCACCGTCAGCCGATGCGGACAGCGCCGAGCTCGGCCACGACCTCGACGCGGCGCTGCGCAAGGTGCTGCGATGA